The following proteins come from a genomic window of Deinococcus aerophilus:
- a CDS encoding NADPH-dependent FMN reductase has product MSAPLKFAVLSTSLDPDSRSVWLCELAARHLQDAGHTVTHLDLRHTPLPPFDNASCYAHPNAEVYHRAIREADGVLLGVPVYNWGLGSGARTLVELTGSSDTERGLHGAWFDQPVTFLVSGGLDHGYLSHGAFALGLMYDFRCVINPHFVYATSAHWEAPGVPGRWLSERLARTVDRTVDLSQRLRGRDYHSVWEL; this is encoded by the coding sequence ATGTCCGCGCCCCTGAAGTTCGCCGTTCTCTCTACCAGTCTCGATCCTGACAGCCGCAGCGTGTGGCTGTGTGAACTGGCCGCCCGGCACCTGCAGGACGCGGGCCACACGGTCACCCACCTGGACCTGCGGCACACCCCGCTGCCCCCCTTCGACAACGCCAGTTGCTACGCCCACCCGAATGCCGAGGTCTACCACCGGGCCATCCGCGAGGCCGACGGTGTGCTGCTGGGCGTGCCGGTCTACAACTGGGGCCTGGGCTCGGGCGCGCGGACACTGGTGGAACTCACCGGCAGTTCGGACACCGAGCGCGGCCTGCACGGCGCGTGGTTTGACCAACCGGTGACGTTTCTGGTCTCGGGTGGGCTGGACCACGGCTACCTCAGCCACGGAGCCTTCGCGCTGGGCCTGATGTACGACTTTCGCTGCGTGATCAACCCGCATTTCGTGTACGCGACCTCGGCGCACTGGGAAGCGCCGGGCGTGCCGGGCAGATGGCTCTCGGAGCGGCTGGCGCGCACGGTGGACCGGACGGTGGACCTCTCGCAGCGGCTGCGGGGGCGCGATTACCACAGCGTCTGGGAACTGTGA
- a CDS encoding OmpH family outer membrane protein yields MNRFLMLLPLALLATVPHAQSGKNRVGFVDVQAAVKALPDSKAYLDLSARVETDLKAKQQGLQTLAAKAAATGSAADRQALVKAQQAYASAQSAYRDRVATAFQPVASKLNVAVAKVAKANGYSVVLDRQVAAQNNLVLYANDSATNLTSAVIKALK; encoded by the coding sequence GTGAACAGATTTCTGATGCTCCTGCCGCTGGCGCTGCTCGCCACCGTTCCGCATGCCCAGAGTGGCAAGAACCGCGTGGGGTTCGTTGACGTGCAGGCCGCCGTCAAGGCGCTGCCCGACAGCAAGGCGTATCTGGACCTCAGCGCCCGCGTGGAGACGGACCTCAAGGCCAAGCAGCAGGGCCTCCAGACGCTGGCTGCCAAGGCGGCCGCCACCGGCAGCGCCGCAGACCGGCAGGCGCTCGTGAAGGCCCAGCAGGCCTACGCCAGCGCGCAGAGCGCCTACCGCGACCGCGTCGCCACGGCTTTCCAGCCGGTGGCGTCCAAGCTGAACGTGGCGGTCGCCAAGGTGGCCAAGGCCAACGGCTACAGCGTGGTTCTCGACCGTCAGGTGGCGGCCCAGAACAACCTCGTGCTGTATGCCAACGACAGTGCCACCAACCTGACCAGCGCCGTGATCAAGGCCCTCAAGTAG
- a CDS encoding MFS transporter, with translation MTSTAPGRPPVSPWVLSAFWFGTAFHWLVLLLILMPANVETFVGSASKGTYLGALVAIGAVMALVLPPLVGAQSDRTGRRLPYLRLGVGVNLVGLAVMGFAAMTLSGMTGFWVYVLGFLLVQFGNNYATAPYSALIPQLVPPEQRGRYSGVMAMLQAAGQLLGAVAAFVVGLLKLPVVVSFVLIAVVLLLPALVTMRGIPEATGTAPIRAGGRTLSVTELFAHQAFLWVFVTRVLFALGQYSVQPFLQYYNRDVLGQRDAGTSTSIMLACIIVGSILSALVGGRISDRVGRKPVIYVAGSTMAVAALLLLVAPGYEAALALAVLFGLGFGAFTSVDWALGSDAMPSASSYARDMGIWHVAFVAPQMSSAPQGALLDWGNARGGNLGYTLVFGIAAVFFMLGVLLVRRVPDRAQRTQLAH, from the coding sequence ATGACCTCCACCGCCCCAGGTCGCCCACCGGTCAGTCCGTGGGTGCTGTCTGCCTTCTGGTTCGGCACGGCCTTTCACTGGCTGGTTCTGCTGCTGATCCTGATGCCCGCCAACGTGGAGACCTTCGTGGGTTCCGCGAGCAAGGGCACGTACCTGGGCGCACTCGTCGCCATCGGCGCGGTCATGGCGCTGGTGCTGCCGCCGCTGGTGGGCGCGCAGAGTGACCGCACCGGGCGGCGGCTGCCGTACCTGCGCCTGGGCGTGGGCGTGAACCTGGTCGGGCTGGCGGTCATGGGCTTTGCGGCCATGACCCTGAGCGGCATGACCGGGTTCTGGGTGTACGTGCTGGGTTTCCTGCTGGTGCAATTTGGCAACAATTACGCCACCGCGCCGTATTCGGCCCTGATTCCGCAGCTCGTTCCCCCCGAGCAGCGTGGACGCTACAGCGGTGTGATGGCGATGCTGCAGGCCGCCGGACAGCTGCTGGGCGCGGTCGCCGCCTTTGTGGTGGGCCTGCTGAAGCTGCCGGTGGTCGTATCGTTCGTGCTGATCGCCGTGGTCTTGCTGCTGCCCGCACTGGTGACCATGCGCGGCATTCCCGAGGCGACCGGCACCGCGCCCATCCGCGCCGGGGGCCGCACCCTGAGCGTCACGGAACTGTTCGCGCATCAGGCGTTCCTGTGGGTGTTCGTCACGCGGGTGCTGTTCGCGCTGGGGCAGTACAGCGTGCAGCCCTTCTTGCAGTACTACAACCGCGACGTGCTGGGCCAGCGCGATGCCGGCACAAGCACCTCCATCATGCTCGCGTGCATCATCGTGGGCAGCATTCTCTCGGCCCTTGTGGGGGGACGCATCAGCGACCGGGTGGGACGCAAGCCGGTGATCTATGTGGCGGGCTCCACCATGGCGGTCGCTGCCCTGCTGCTGCTTGTCGCGCCGGGGTACGAAGCGGCCCTGGCGCTCGCCGTGTTGTTCGGCCTGGGCTTCGGGGCCTTTACCAGCGTGGACTGGGCGCTGGGCAGCGACGCCATGCCCAGTGCGAGCAGCTACGCCCGCGACATGGGCATCTGGCATGTGGCCTTCGTCGCTCCGCAGATGAGCAGCGCTCCGCAGGGCGCCCTGCTGGACTGGGGCAACGCGCGGGGCGGCAACCTGGGCTACACCCTGGTCTTCGGCATTGCCGCCGTGTTCTTCATGCTGGGGGTGCTGCTCGTGCGCAGGGTGCCGGACCGGGCGCAGCGCACGCAGCTCGCTCATTGA
- a CDS encoding CBS and ACT domain-containing protein, with amino-acid sequence MLVRDWMTADPVTVTPDTPVMDALKILKEGNFRRLPVMDGGKLVGITTRKDLKDAMPSKATTLSVWELNYLLSKLTVAEMMARPVITAAEGEYMEDAALRMQEHHVGGLPVLNDSGKLSGIITTMDVLRAFTDILGMREGGQRITVEMPDTPGSLERATKAVMPSNIISVATYDGRGDRRRFVLRVNGEQTESVKQRVRDSGITVLD; translated from the coding sequence ATGCTCGTACGCGACTGGATGACCGCCGACCCCGTGACCGTCACCCCCGACACGCCCGTCATGGACGCCCTGAAGATCCTCAAGGAGGGCAACTTCCGCCGCCTGCCGGTGATGGACGGCGGCAAACTGGTGGGCATCACCACCCGCAAGGACCTCAAAGACGCCATGCCCAGCAAAGCGACCACCCTGAGCGTGTGGGAGCTGAACTACCTGCTGAGCAAGCTCACGGTGGCCGAGATGATGGCCCGCCCCGTGATCACGGCGGCCGAGGGCGAGTACATGGAAGACGCCGCGCTGCGCATGCAGGAACACCACGTGGGAGGTCTGCCGGTTCTGAATGACAGCGGCAAGCTCAGCGGCATCATCACGACCATGGACGTGCTGCGCGCCTTCACCGACATTCTGGGCATGCGGGAGGGCGGTCAGCGCATCACGGTGGAGATGCCCGACACGCCCGGCAGCCTGGAACGGGCCACCAAGGCGGTCATGCCCAGCAACATCATCAGCGTCGCCACCTACGACGGACGGGGCGACCGCCGCCGCTTCGTGCTGCGCGTGAACGGCGAGCAGACCGAGAGCGTCAAGCAGCGCGTGCGCGACTCGGGCATCACCGTGCTGGACTGA
- a CDS encoding pyridoxamine 5'-phosphate oxidase family protein yields the protein MTNDTNHNAGQDLSHEDAVRKIAAIIKDTKFAMLTTTADTGRMHARPMTTQQTEFDGDLWFIGGKDTEGVHDMRRRPQVNVSYSNPDASEYVSITGTAELVEDRAKLDELWSDFYKTYFDGGKDDPNIQLIKINAHGAELWAGPGKIKALYELAKGAVTGRRGDMGTNETVDL from the coding sequence ATGACCAACGACACGAACCACAACGCGGGCCAGGACCTGAGCCACGAAGACGCGGTCAGGAAGATCGCCGCGATCATCAAGGACACCAAGTTCGCCATGCTCACCACCACCGCCGACACGGGCCGGATGCACGCCCGACCCATGACCACCCAGCAGACCGAGTTCGACGGTGACCTGTGGTTTATCGGCGGCAAGGACACCGAGGGCGTGCACGACATGCGCCGGCGCCCGCAGGTCAACGTCAGCTATTCCAACCCCGACGCCAGCGAATACGTGAGCATCACCGGCACAGCCGAGCTCGTCGAGGACCGCGCCAAGCTCGACGAGCTGTGGAGCGACTTTTACAAGACCTACTTCGATGGGGGCAAGGACGATCCCAACATTCAGCTGATCAAGATCAACGCCCACGGTGCGGAATTGTGGGCGGGTCCCGGCAAGATCAAGGCGCTGTACGAGCTGGCCAAGGGAGCGGTCACCGGCCGGCGCGGCGACATGGGCACCAACGAGACGGTCGACCTGTAG
- the feoB gene encoding ferrous iron transport protein B, with protein sequence MTAVFPPADVHIPDEAACQDTLDRLKGASEPRVVVVGNPNVGKTTLINVLAGTRLKVGNWSGVTIEKREARLEHAGRPVHLLDLPGAYSLSPHTPEELVARTALLDEAPDAVLNVLDAGNLERNLYLTLQLLDFRLPVAVALNLVDEAKNKGMTVDAAALSRALGVPVTQTVASRSQGTGALMGDVLQGATLGVAVRYPVPIEAAASDLTNRMAALPTLPPHAHRYLALALLEGDPSVRGRLAATGHTALLDAADAHLAALETEGIDPLIEIAEARYARAGDLARLAVPQAQARRTLSERLDRLALHPLLGIPIFLALVLLVFRLTFSVASPFVDLIGGPLQEVIGGWAAAALSWFPLGRDLVVGAIIPGVGTVLSFLPTLLVLYLAMSFLEDSGYMARAAFLMDRAMRNIGLDGRSFIPLILGFGCNVPAIYATRALERRSDRVLVSMILPFMSCSARLPVYVVFAAALFPRSGSWLVWAMYVLGMVVAFGFALVLRRTTLPAEGGGVLLELPPYRFPAWKVLWKHAWRRTASFARRARTTVMGTVAVVWLLLALPAVSGEKFASVPPQDSLFGTVSQAVSPIFAPLGFGDWQATGALVPGFIAKEVVVGTLGQIYLGEIAANPEPLGVLDGVQQTLSATWDTIKASVSAIPTVLALPSLGADTSADTQTPLAAALARAFSPASALSYLVFVLLYTPCIATVGAMAQEHGRRLAWTTVAWQLATAWIVAFLVYQIAVRLL encoded by the coding sequence GTGACTGCCGTATTTCCCCCCGCTGATGTCCATATTCCCGACGAGGCCGCGTGCCAGGACACCCTGGACCGCCTCAAGGGGGCCAGCGAGCCCCGGGTGGTGGTGGTGGGCAATCCCAACGTGGGCAAGACCACCCTGATCAACGTGCTCGCCGGAACGCGGCTGAAGGTGGGCAACTGGTCCGGCGTAACCATCGAGAAGCGCGAGGCGCGGCTGGAACACGCCGGACGGCCGGTACACCTGCTCGACCTGCCCGGCGCGTATTCGCTCAGCCCGCACACCCCCGAGGAACTGGTTGCCCGCACCGCCCTGCTCGACGAGGCCCCCGACGCCGTGCTGAATGTGCTGGACGCCGGGAACCTGGAGCGCAACCTGTACCTGACCCTGCAGCTGCTTGACTTCCGGCTGCCGGTGGCGGTGGCCCTCAATCTGGTGGACGAGGCGAAGAACAAGGGCATGACCGTGGACGCCGCCGCGCTGTCCCGCGCGCTGGGCGTACCGGTCACACAAACGGTGGCCAGCCGCAGCCAGGGCACGGGCGCGCTGATGGGTGATGTTCTCCAGGGAGCCACTCTGGGAGTAGCGGTGCGCTACCCCGTCCCGATCGAGGCCGCCGCCAGCGACCTGACCAACCGCATGGCGGCGCTGCCCACCCTGCCGCCACACGCCCACCGCTACCTCGCGCTGGCGCTGCTGGAAGGAGACCCCAGCGTGCGCGGGCGGCTGGCCGCCACCGGCCACACGGCGCTGCTGGACGCGGCGGACGCACACCTCGCGGCGCTGGAAACAGAGGGCATTGACCCACTGATCGAGATTGCCGAGGCCCGCTACGCGCGTGCGGGCGACCTCGCGCGGCTGGCTGTGCCCCAGGCACAGGCGCGGCGGACCCTCAGCGAACGGCTGGACCGGCTCGCCCTGCACCCGCTGCTGGGCATTCCCATTTTCCTGGCGCTGGTGCTGCTGGTCTTCCGCCTGACCTTCAGCGTGGCCTCGCCCTTTGTGGACCTGATCGGCGGACCGCTGCAGGAAGTCATCGGCGGCTGGGCCGCGGCGGCACTGAGCTGGTTCCCGCTGGGCCGCGATCTGGTGGTCGGGGCGATCATTCCGGGGGTCGGCACGGTCCTGAGCTTCCTGCCTACCCTGCTTGTGCTGTACCTCGCCATGAGCTTTCTGGAAGACAGCGGCTACATGGCCCGCGCCGCCTTCCTGATGGACCGGGCCATGCGCAACATCGGCCTGGACGGACGCTCGTTCATTCCGCTGATCCTGGGCTTCGGGTGCAACGTGCCGGCCATCTACGCCACCCGAGCGCTGGAACGGCGCAGCGACCGCGTGCTGGTCAGCATGATCCTGCCGTTCATGAGCTGTTCGGCGCGGCTGCCGGTGTACGTGGTGTTCGCCGCCGCGCTGTTTCCGCGCTCGGGCAGCTGGCTGGTGTGGGCCATGTACGTGCTGGGCATGGTGGTGGCCTTCGGCTTTGCCCTGGTGCTGCGCCGCACCACCCTGCCCGCCGAGGGCGGCGGCGTGCTGCTGGAACTGCCCCCGTACCGTTTTCCCGCGTGGAAGGTGCTGTGGAAGCACGCGTGGCGGCGGACCGCCAGCTTTGCGCGCCGTGCCCGCACCACCGTGATGGGCACCGTGGCCGTGGTGTGGCTGCTGCTCGCGCTGCCCGCCGTCTCGGGCGAGAAATTTGCCAGCGTGCCGCCGCAGGACAGCCTGTTCGGCACGGTCAGCCAGGCCGTCTCTCCCATCTTCGCGCCGCTGGGCTTCGGGGACTGGCAGGCAACCGGCGCGCTGGTGCCCGGTTTTATCGCCAAGGAGGTCGTGGTGGGCACCCTGGGCCAGATCTACCTGGGTGAGATTGCCGCCAACCCCGAGCCGCTGGGCGTGCTGGACGGCGTGCAGCAGACCCTGAGCGCCACCTGGGACACCATCAAGGCCAGCGTTTCGGCCATTCCCACCGTGCTGGCGCTGCCCAGCCTGGGGGCAGACACCTCCGCAGATACCCAGACGCCTCTGGCGGCGGCGCTCGCCCGGGCCTTTTCCCCCGCCTCGGCACTGTCGTATCTGGTGTTTGTGTTGCTGTACACGCCGTGTATCGCCACGGTGGGGGCCATGGCCCAGGAACACGGACGGCGACTGGCGTGGACCACGGTGGCGTGGCAGCTGGCAACCGCCTGGATCGTGGCCTTCCTCGTGTACCAGATCGCCGTGAGGCTGCTGTGA
- a CDS encoding FeoA family protein has translation MNSGTLDRLRPGESAHVVGLDPAHPLRRRLLELGFVRGARVTVVRRAPLGDPLEIRVNGTDLALRAGDLRGIRVRQ, from the coding sequence GTGAACAGCGGCACCCTGGATCGCCTGCGCCCGGGTGAGAGTGCCCATGTGGTGGGGCTGGACCCGGCCCATCCGCTGCGCCGCCGCCTGCTGGAACTGGGCTTTGTGCGCGGAGCGCGGGTGACGGTGGTGCGCCGCGCCCCGCTGGGCGATCCCCTGGAAATCCGGGTGAACGGCACCGATCTGGCGCTGCGCGCGGGCGACCTGCGCGGCATCCGAGTGCGCCAGTGA
- a CDS encoding ABC transporter permease subunit has product MWVEAFRQALRDSGRSLMWWAVGLTLYVGMVMAFFPLLKDNAAIDDLLRSLPESLRALTGDNLGTPTGYVSGELLMMMPVLLSVFASLQGSALVAGHEERGWLEFPLAQPLTRGALLLGRTLVLLTLLLALGTVLFLSTWGAGQVFGAPLPAGRLAGTVALHVLGAWPFGALALALGAATGRSGLAAGVGAGLGIGLMVLQSVSAQVPVLNDLAWLNPWKYVLTDLPLENGVAVWPAVVFLLVGAALPALAAPAFGGRDVGR; this is encoded by the coding sequence ATGTGGGTTGAAGCGTTTCGTCAGGCCCTGCGCGACTCAGGGCGCAGCCTGATGTGGTGGGCGGTGGGCCTCACCCTGTACGTGGGGATGGTGATGGCGTTCTTTCCGCTGCTCAAGGACAATGCCGCCATTGACGATCTGTTGCGGAGCCTGCCCGAATCCTTGCGGGCGCTGACCGGCGACAACCTGGGCACCCCCACCGGCTACGTGAGCGGCGAACTGCTGATGATGATGCCCGTGCTGCTCAGTGTGTTTGCCAGCCTGCAGGGCTCGGCCCTGGTTGCGGGGCACGAGGAGCGCGGCTGGCTGGAGTTCCCGCTGGCCCAGCCGCTGACCCGGGGCGCGCTGCTGCTGGGGCGCACGCTGGTTCTGCTGACCCTGCTGCTGGCGCTGGGAACCGTGCTGTTTCTGAGCACCTGGGGGGCCGGACAGGTGTTCGGCGCTCCTCTGCCCGCCGGACGGCTGGCCGGCACAGTGGCCCTGCATGTTCTGGGGGCGTGGCCCTTCGGGGCGCTGGCCCTGGCGCTGGGCGCGGCCACGGGCCGCAGCGGTCTGGCCGCCGGTGTGGGGGCGGGGCTGGGCATCGGCCTGATGGTGCTGCAGAGCGTGTCGGCGCAGGTCCCGGTCCTGAACGACCTGGCCTGGCTCAATCCGTGGAAGTACGTTCTGACCGACCTGCCGCTGGAAAACGGTGTCGCCGTGTGGCCCGCAGTGGTCTTCCTGCTGGTGGGCGCGGCGCTGCCCGCGCTGGCCGCGCCTGCCTTCGGCGGCCGAGACGTGGGCCGGTGA
- a CDS encoding OmpH family outer membrane protein, which produces MKMTAKALAPLALVATFGLGTLAPHAQTAPQKVGFVDVSKLLAAHPNDKDIKDIQSKADAELGALDKQIKAIDAKGAGASAAEKQQRETLIKTIQSKADGYDKQINPKIAVVEKAVDTAVSSVAKANGYAVVMDRDVAAKSGLVIYADPTAELTDAALKALKP; this is translated from the coding sequence ATGAAGATGACCGCCAAAGCCCTGGCTCCCCTTGCTCTCGTCGCCACGTTCGGCCTGGGCACCCTTGCCCCGCACGCACAGACTGCTCCGCAGAAGGTCGGTTTTGTGGACGTTTCCAAACTCCTGGCCGCCCACCCCAACGACAAGGACATCAAGGACATCCAGTCCAAGGCCGATGCCGAACTGGGCGCCCTCGACAAGCAGATCAAGGCCATTGATGCCAAGGGTGCGGGCGCCTCGGCAGCCGAGAAGCAGCAGCGCGAGACGCTGATCAAGACCATTCAGAGCAAGGCCGACGGCTACGACAAGCAGATCAATCCCAAGATCGCGGTTGTGGAGAAGGCCGTCGATACGGCCGTGTCTTCGGTGGCCAAGGCCAACGGTTACGCCGTCGTGATGGACCGGGACGTGGCGGCCAAGAGCGGTCTGGTGATCTACGCCGACCCCACCGCCGAGCTGACCGACGCGGCCCTCAAGGCCCTGAAACCCTGA
- a CDS encoding aminotransferase class V-fold PLP-dependent enzyme, with the protein MTQTAPDLQTAAHDAHVSLNRERLIAPGPVEVDPRVLLELAQPQMHHRAQAGIEKLMEARQKLTRLLGDPYDAVITTSSGTGAFEGALVSTTPAGARVVNAQAGKFSERWGEMAQRFGYDTRIVARPWGDVLDPQEVAEASRGVHTLLITHSETSTGALHDLAAIAGAARAQNPDLIIIADGVTSYGVAELRPAAWGVDVIVSGSQKGTATPPGLGFALFSPQVQERMVQDTAHGFYLDLTRELKGQKAGNTPQTPNINLMYALSAALDRPLSVPLEVLWTEQRRKTDALIAAGTALGCPPWAERTSPAVAVLRAPEGLTGRQIAARLAELGQRALPGQAPHEDTVFRISTMGYADRYDALGIAGILEDAFAGLGRRFERGVAVQAAWAALG; encoded by the coding sequence ATGACCCAGACGGCCCCCGATCTCCAGACTGCCGCCCATGACGCCCACGTGTCCCTCAACCGCGAGCGCCTGATTGCGCCGGGACCGGTGGAGGTCGACCCGCGCGTGCTGCTGGAGCTGGCCCAGCCGCAGATGCACCACCGCGCCCAGGCCGGCATCGAGAAACTGATGGAGGCGCGCCAGAAGCTGACCCGGCTGCTGGGCGATCCCTACGACGCCGTGATCACCACCAGCAGCGGCACGGGAGCCTTCGAGGGCGCCCTAGTGAGCACCACGCCCGCCGGGGCCCGGGTGGTCAATGCCCAGGCTGGGAAGTTCAGCGAACGCTGGGGCGAGATGGCCCAGCGCTTCGGCTACGACACCCGCATCGTGGCGCGGCCGTGGGGCGACGTGCTGGACCCGCAGGAGGTGGCCGAGGCCTCACGCGGCGTCCACACCCTGCTGATCACCCACAGCGAGACGAGCACCGGGGCGCTGCACGATCTCGCCGCCATCGCGGGCGCGGCGCGGGCCCAGAATCCTGACCTGATCATCATTGCCGATGGCGTGACCAGCTACGGCGTGGCCGAGCTGCGGCCCGCCGCGTGGGGGGTGGATGTGATCGTCTCGGGCAGCCAGAAGGGCACGGCCACCCCGCCGGGACTGGGTTTCGCGCTGTTCAGCCCGCAGGTGCAGGAACGCATGGTGCAGGACACCGCCCATGGTTTTTACCTGGACCTGACCCGTGAACTCAAGGGTCAGAAGGCCGGCAACACGCCGCAGACCCCCAACATCAACCTGATGTACGCGCTGTCTGCTGCGCTCGACCGCCCGCTGAGCGTGCCGCTGGAGGTGCTGTGGACCGAGCAGCGCCGCAAGACCGACGCGCTGATCGCCGCCGGCACCGCCCTGGGTTGCCCGCCATGGGCTGAGCGCACCAGCCCCGCCGTGGCCGTGCTCCGGGCCCCCGAGGGCCTGACCGGCCGACAGATTGCCGCCCGGCTGGCCGAACTGGGGCAGCGTGCCCTGCCGGGTCAGGCCCCCCATGAGGACACCGTGTTCCGCATCAGCACCATGGGGTACGCCGACCGCTACGACGCCCTGGGCATCGCGGGCATTCTGGAAGACGCCTTCGCGGGCCTGGGCCGCCGCTTTGAACGTGGTGTGGCGGTGCAGGCGGCGTGGGCCGCGCTGGGGTAA
- a CDS encoding RluA family pseudouridine synthase: protein MSAPAEKPRVVLEHPDFYVVHKPALWLTHRVRAGARAEVPDVLGFMIRETGEPSLAPPHRLDRETSGAQVLSRDTDAARRFFTLFKTHLVGKTYLAIVRGTPDWDRRTVDAPLGDLGLGGANRVLIRQAVVPDGRPAVTDFRVLERRAGHALIQAYPRSGRLHQIRAHLFHLGLPMVGDKIYGADPDAFLDFMETGQTPELTARLGLPRQALHAARIAFPWAGAQVVAEVDLPGDLRGYWDGLG from the coding sequence GTGAGCGCCCCGGCCGAGAAACCGCGGGTGGTTCTGGAACATCCCGACTTCTACGTGGTCCACAAACCGGCGCTGTGGCTGACGCACCGGGTCCGGGCAGGAGCGCGGGCCGAGGTGCCCGATGTCCTGGGCTTCATGATCCGGGAGACCGGCGAGCCGTCCCTCGCCCCCCCGCACCGCCTGGACCGCGAGACCAGCGGCGCACAGGTCCTGTCGCGTGACACCGACGCCGCCCGGCGCTTTTTCACCCTGTTCAAGACCCATCTGGTGGGCAAGACCTATCTGGCCATCGTGCGCGGCACCCCGGACTGGGACCGGCGTACCGTGGACGCCCCGCTGGGCGACCTGGGTCTGGGCGGCGCGAACCGCGTGCTCATCCGGCAGGCCGTCGTTCCAGACGGGCGCCCTGCTGTGACCGACTTCCGGGTACTGGAGCGGCGGGCCGGGCACGCCCTGATCCAGGCGTATCCCCGTTCGGGTCGCCTGCACCAGATCCGCGCGCACCTGTTTCACCTGGGCCTGCCGATGGTGGGCGACAAGATCTATGGCGCCGACCCCGACGCTTTCCTGGACTTTATGGAAACAGGCCAGACCCCCGAACTGACTGCCCGACTGGGCCTGCCGCGACAGGCGCTGCACGCCGCCCGCATCGCCTTTCCCTGGGCCGGGGCACAGGTGGTGGCCGAGGTGGACCTGCCCGGAGACCTGCGGGGGTACTGGGACGGGCTGGGGTAG
- a CDS encoding helix-turn-helix domain-containing protein yields MSAPLAVILRAVAGAPRTPAELARDLGSSEAALSGMLRTLQSSGYVQEAVPEIGGCACGPCALKSMCRNADSGADDDHTVPAEATPLGLLRLTPRGEAYLQRTAG; encoded by the coding sequence GTGAGCGCTCCGCTGGCCGTGATTCTGCGTGCCGTGGCCGGAGCGCCGCGCACGCCCGCCGAGCTCGCCCGCGACCTGGGCAGCAGCGAGGCGGCCCTGAGCGGCATGCTCAGAACCCTGCAGTCCAGCGGCTACGTGCAGGAGGCCGTGCCCGAGATAGGCGGCTGCGCGTGCGGGCCCTGTGCCCTCAAGAGCATGTGCCGCAACGCCGACAGCGGCGCAGATGATGATCACACCGTCCCCGCCGAGGCCACACCGCTGGGCCTGCTGCGGCTGACCCCGCGCGGAGAGGCGTACCTGCAGCGCACTGCGGGCTGA
- a CDS encoding ABC transporter ATP-binding protein, which yields MHAIETDRLSKLYAPGVGLLPLNLTVPVGEIFGFIGPNGAGKTTAIRTLLGFLRASGGSGRILGHDVWAQRVAVHRQVGYLSGELHLPRGHSARELMNRSVRLRRGTDTHYGVEVARRLGLNLDARLGTLSKGNRQKVGLTLALMHRCNLLILDEPTDGLDPLAQETALDLLREARAENRTVFLSSHVLSEVEAVAGRVGLIRRGELIRVEGVQDLKASLPQQLRVRFATPPRTNLAALGGMSAAVARDLDFSGAWRGPPDDLLRALAGESISSFSLTPSSLEDAFLGEYRVDEVGLSPSGAAQSRDPDHVG from the coding sequence GTGCACGCCATAGAAACCGACCGCCTGAGCAAACTGTATGCCCCCGGCGTGGGTCTGTTGCCGCTGAACCTCACGGTGCCGGTGGGCGAGATTTTTGGGTTCATCGGCCCCAACGGAGCGGGCAAGACCACCGCCATCCGCACGCTGCTGGGCTTTCTGCGGGCCTCGGGCGGCAGCGGACGCATCCTGGGACACGACGTATGGGCGCAGCGTGTGGCCGTTCACCGGCAGGTGGGCTATCTGTCCGGCGAGCTGCACCTGCCCCGTGGCCACAGCGCCCGCGAGCTGATGAACCGCAGCGTGCGCCTGCGAAGGGGCACAGACACCCACTACGGCGTGGAGGTGGCCCGGCGGCTGGGGCTGAATCTCGATGCCCGGCTGGGCACCCTGAGCAAGGGCAACCGCCAGAAGGTGGGCCTGACCCTGGCGCTGATGCACCGCTGCAACCTGCTGATTCTCGATGAGCCCACCGATGGACTGGACCCGCTGGCACAGGAAACGGCGCTGGACCTGCTGCGTGAAGCCCGCGCGGAGAACCGCACGGTGTTTCTGTCCAGCCACGTTCTGAGTGAGGTGGAAGCTGTTGCGGGGCGGGTGGGCCTGATCCGGCGCGGCGAGCTGATCCGGGTGGAGGGGGTACAGGACCTCAAGGCCAGCCTGCCGCAACAGCTGCGGGTGCGCTTTGCCACGCCTCCGCGCACGAACCTGGCCGCGCTGGGCGGCATGAGCGCTGCGGTGGCCCGCGACCTGGACTTCAGCGGCGCGTGGCGTGGCCCCCCCGACGACCTGTTGCGGGCCCTGGCCGGCGAATCCATAAGCAGCTTCAGCCTCACGCCGTCCTCTCTGGAAGACGCCTTTCTGGGGGAATACCGCGTGGATGAAGTTGGCCTTTCGCCCTCCGGAGCGGCACAGTCCAGGGACCCCGACCATGTGGGTTGA